One Candidatus Thioglobus autotrophicus genomic window, TAAAATACAACCCCAATCCCATGGCATCAGGAATGGTGAGAATATCTGAAAATAAAATAGCAGCGTCCAAATCAAAACGATCAATCGGCTGCATCGTTACTTCACAGGCAAGCTCTGGATTCTTACACAGACTCATAAAATCACCGGCTTGTTTACGCGTTGCTCGATACTCGGGCAAATAACGCCCTGCTTGACGCATAACCCAAATCGGCGTGCGTGTTGTAGGCTTTTTTAATAAGGCGTTTATATAATCAAATGACATAGAATTAAGGATAAAAATTGAATGCCATAATTATAACGATATTTAGCTTTACATCCTATTCAATCGGGCATAAAAAAAGCCACATAAATGTGGCTTTTTGTTTAAATCTGTTAGGATTATCGCTTGAATGCACCAAAACGTGATTTAAACTTCTCGACACGACCAGCACTGTCCATAATTTTTTGCTTACCTGTGTAAAAAGGATGACAGCTTGAACATACATCTAGGTGTAATTCTTCTTTGCCTACCGTTGAGCGAGTATCGAATGTATTACCGCATGAGCAAACTACTTTAACGGCGTCGTAATTAGGATGAATATCTGTTTTCATGTTTGTATGTAAGTTTAAATCTCAAAAGAGAGCAAATTATATACTATTTGCATCTATAGCGCTTTATTTTTTATCAGTTTGTTTTTATTTCTTTCGAAGACGCGCCGCATTGCCAATCACGATGAGTGAACTAATTGGCATAGCAATAGCGGCAAACAGCGGTGTGACCTTGGCCATCATCGCCAATGGCACCATTAGTGCGTTATATAATAAAGCAAAAGTAATATTTTGTTTAATGGTTCGACTGGTGCGTTGAGCCAGGGTAATCATGGCCAAAATTGGCGATAAAGTTGATTTTAACAACACCACGTCAGCATGATTAACTGACACGTCACTACCTGAGCCAATCGCCATACTGGTATCAGCCTGCACTAACGCCGGTGCATCATTCACCCCATCGCCAATCATTAATACCTGATGTTGTTGTTGTAATTGCTTAATATAGCTTGCCTTATCCTCGGGTAATGCTTGCGCCACCACATGCTTAATCCCTAAATAATCAGCCACTTTTTGTGTCACTACTTGGCTATCACCACTCAGAATACTAACTTGTTTTCCGGTGGCTAACAGTTGGGCAATCGTCGCTTTGGCATCTGCTTTAATCTGATCAGATAAGGCTACAAACCCCAGCACCTGGTCTTGAGTCGAACACCAAATACAACTAGAGCCTTGCAACTCAATTTGTTGAGAATTTTTTAGCATGTCAGCGTCCACCTGTTGGCTGCTGTCCACAAACGACAATTTGCCGATTTTATAAGCAACTCCATCAATACTGGCACTAACACCTTGGCCCGGCGTGGATTGAAAGTCGTTCGTTGTTAACAATGCCTGTTGGTTTTCAACGACGATGGCTTGCGCCAAAGGGTGCTCTGAATATTTTTCAATGCTGGCCATAATTTGCATTAAATCAGATTTTTTAGCCTGCTGTTGAGCGGGAGAATAGACAACCTGTTCAACCTTAAACTCGCCCAACGTTAGTGTCCCGGTTTTATCAAAAACAACCCAATCAACCTGATTTAGCACCTCTAACGTATCGCTATTTTTAATCAGCATTTTTTCTTTAATAGCCGCACCGCTCGCCACCGCAATACTCATTGGCGTGGCCAATCCAAAAGCACAAGGGCAGGTAATAATCAGCACGCTAGTCGCGCTTAATAAGGCTAAGTCAAAGTCTTCTGGATACCAATAAACAAAAGTGGCAAGCGCGAGAAATATAGTCACGCCAACAAAATACGGAATAATTCGATCGATACTACAAACCACAGCACTTTTATTATGTTGAGTGTTTTCAACCAAACTCACAATCTTACCCAGCACAGATTGTTTGAGTGTTTGGCTCACCACAATCTCTAAAGCGCCTTGGCCATTCACCGAACCGGCAAATACTTCATCACCTATCTTTTTAGCCACAGGCCTAGATTCGCCACTGAGTAGCGATTCATCGGTATCGCTTGCGCCTGAGCGTACATAGCCATCAACTGGAATGCGCTCACCCGGTCTAATTAACACCTGGTCATTAATATTAATCGCGGCAATTGGAGTGATAATTTCGTCTTTATCTTTAATCACTAACGCGACTTTTGGTTGTAATTGTTGCAGTGAGCTAGACGCTGAAATAGAGGATTTTTTGGCTGAACTTTCTAGGTAGCGTCCAATCAAAATGACGAAAATAAAATTCACCACCGTATCAAAATACACCTCGCCTTTAGCAGAGAAGCCGAGCAGTACATAGACCGAGTAAAAATACGTCGTCAATGCGCCAATGCTAATCGGCACATCCATATTCATCAGGCCGTTTCTAAGCCCAGTATAAGCACTTTTTAAAAATCCAGAGCCTGAGTAAAACAGCGTAGGTGTCGCCAAGGCAAATCCTAACCACTGAAAATACTGATGATACTTACCTTCGCTAGCGCCGGTATACAGGGCAATAGAAATCCACAATAAATTCATCATGGTAAAGGCGGCAAATCCAATCTTATATAGCATGGCTTTGTTCGATCTATTGGCGAGCTGCTCCGCTATATTTTGCTCAAATGGCATGGCACTATAGCCCAAATCTGCCAAACGTTGCATAATCTGAGACAGCTGAATATCGCCCTCATTCCAACTAAGTCGAATGCGTTTGTCGGTTAAATTGGCGCGCACCCAGTTCACACCCGTCAAAGAGTTAAGGGCTTTTTCAATCAGCCATACACACGCCGCGCAGTGAATGGTGTCGCTAATTAAGGTGATAATTTTTTCACCCTCGGGTGCAGATTCTAAAAAAGGCTGCTGAAAAGCTGGCGCGTCATAAAACTCAAGCGGATACTCGAGTGTCACCGCAGGTAACATCGAACTAGTTTGCTGAGAATAAAACGCACCTAAGCCACTTTGATGAATTATTTGACACACACTGGCGCACCCAGCACAACAAAAATCTTGGGGCGCCTGCTCAATATTTGCCTGAATGCGGTTATGGCTAGTGACTTCCAGTCCGCAATGAAAACACGTGTTACTCATACGACGCAATTTTATTGTATTTAAAGGCTTATGCGTTTACAATATGATCCAAGTTAAAACGATTTTTTCTGTATGAAACGCATCCTATTATTAATTCTACTTAGCGCCCTTGGCACCTCTAGTATAGCAGGCGAGCAAATTCGACTCTACAAGCAGTACGTGGTAGGCATGCCTAAAGTTTTTTTACAAAAAGCCCATCCATTAGAAGACTGCTCTGCTAGGTACGAACAAGGCACCTTGTGCTTAAAAAACCATTCTTTAGCAGGTGAAGAAGCTGAGCTGGCCTTTCGCTTTCTAAATGATCGCCTGGTTTCTACCGTATTGATGCTACCGCTAACAGATGTCAGCAAAGTTAAAAAAATGTTCCATGCGCTTAAAACCCAATTTGACTTAGTTTTAATTGAAGATGGGAAAGAAAAATTCGACATCCTCGAGGTCAGTGCCAATACCTTTAATAAAGATGAATTTACCCAAATGATTGCCGATTTTGAAAATGAGGCATATCAAAATCATAACATTAAGTACACTTTTATCAGCAAAGAAGAATTTGTAGCACAATCTAGAAAATCTCATAATTTTGCTGATATTTTTAAAAACGCACCGCTACAAATGCGCGCTGCCACTTACAGCGTTGGACGTAAAGACGGGCAAGTTATCGCCACCATTAGCTTTATTGTGCCGGGTATTACCGAAAGCTATCTTGATCAAAATCCAATTGTTGAAGACTTTTAAATGACTAATATTCACGCCATTATTCTGGCAGCGGGCAAAGGCACGCGCA contains:
- a CDS encoding heavy metal translocating P-type ATPase, with product MSNTCFHCGLEVTSHNRIQANIEQAPQDFCCAGCASVCQIIHQSGLGAFYSQQTSSMLPAVTLEYPLEFYDAPAFQQPFLESAPEGEKIITLISDTIHCAACVWLIEKALNSLTGVNWVRANLTDKRIRLSWNEGDIQLSQIMQRLADLGYSAMPFEQNIAEQLANRSNKAMLYKIGFAAFTMMNLLWISIALYTGASEGKYHQYFQWLGFALATPTLFYSGSGFLKSAYTGLRNGLMNMDVPISIGALTTYFYSVYVLLGFSAKGEVYFDTVVNFIFVILIGRYLESSAKKSSISASSSLQQLQPKVALVIKDKDEIITPIAAININDQVLIRPGERIPVDGYVRSGASDTDESLLSGESRPVAKKIGDEVFAGSVNGQGALEIVVSQTLKQSVLGKIVSLVENTQHNKSAVVCSIDRIIPYFVGVTIFLALATFVYWYPEDFDLALLSATSVLIITCPCAFGLATPMSIAVASGAAIKEKMLIKNSDTLEVLNQVDWVVFDKTGTLTLGEFKVEQVVYSPAQQQAKKSDLMQIMASIEKYSEHPLAQAIVVENQQALLTTNDFQSTPGQGVSASIDGVAYKIGKLSFVDSSQQVDADMLKNSQQIELQGSSCIWCSTQDQVLGFVALSDQIKADAKATIAQLLATGKQVSILSGDSQVVTQKVADYLGIKHVVAQALPEDKASYIKQLQQQHQVLMIGDGVNDAPALVQADTSMAIGSGSDVSVNHADVVLLKSTLSPILAMITLAQRTSRTIKQNITFALLYNALMVPLAMMAKVTPLFAAIAMPISSLIVIGNAARLRKK
- the rpmE gene encoding 50S ribosomal protein L31, with amino-acid sequence MKTDIHPNYDAVKVVCSCGNTFDTRSTVGKEELHLDVCSSCHPFYTGKQKIMDSAGRVEKFKSRFGAFKR